In Salmo trutta chromosome 24, fSalTru1.1, whole genome shotgun sequence, the DNA window TTGTAAATCTCAGGCAAGGAAGATACTAAAGGTGGCAACCATTTTGGTAATGATGTTACTAAGGTGAATAGTTTGCTCTACATTACAATGTATAATAGAAAAGAGCAGACAAAACCAAAGGGACTTCAAGGAAATCTTATGTGAACAGAATAATATTTCTAATAACAGCTTGAACATGATTCACACAAGCCTAAACACAAGCTTAAGACACATCtgtctacacacaaacacattcacactttAAAGAGTGTTCACTCCGGTTTAGACGCCAGAACACAGAAATACTCCAACGTCACTTCCATGAGTGTGTCTGGTGTTGTGACTCCCATCTCCTTCAGAAACCTGCAACAATATGACATCAAtatattttataaaataattccatGTGGGATGGACCATAAAAGTGGCATGGATGACATTTTGTATTTATTCGTTCATTTCTTTCTTAATTTATTTGTTCAATAATTTTTGTATTATCTCATTAGTTCATTCATTCACCCAtaatccattcatccatccattcagtCATTCATTCATCCGTTGATTGACCAGGGTTGTTACCTGTCGAGTGTTCTCTGCAGcagtgtggtggcagcatcaggctcgGCCCTCTGGAAGGCCTGGTACATGGAGAAGGACTCCATGAAGCCCACTATGTTCCTCACTGAGATCTGCTGCTTCAGTGGGATACACTCAATCCTGAAAGAAGAACAGATACCCACACTGTTGAATTGAGAGGAGAGTCATAGTTGATGCCCTAAGCTCCCAAGGGGGCCAAGAGGTTTAAGTCAAGTAAGTCATAATATTGAATAGTCCTGCAGTTTATTGAGTACATTTGATTTTGACCACCTGAGAGTCACTAGGTGTGAGTACATtacttctgtatatatatatatatttcattctCAAATAGAAACTTAGAGACACAGGGTCAAAAGTCACACCATGAGAAATGTTTTAATGTGTAACTGGCTGTTCTACTGGGTTCCCACAGAGGCTGTATGAGTTACCTCTCTTTGTCAGGGAAGGGGATAGCAGCGTAAAGCTCCCTTAGTTTGGTGTTGGCCACTGCTAACTGTGTGCTGGTGTATGGTAACAGCACCTTCTTGACCTGGGGATAGCAAAGTAAAATCTCACCAGTCTGGAAACGTGGTACTTATATCAAACACAGAATTGTGAGGGTTTGTTGATTCATACAGGTGATCCCATGGAgattaattatatatttttcacAAGAGACATGTCTCAATAAACAAACATTTTATAAGCATTCTTTACATGAAAGCAACAACTGAACTTAGCACCCACTGAAAATAAACATATGACACTGATCCGATTACGTGGCATTGGTTTGTCACCATAAAAACGAATGTCATTCTAGTTCTGTTTGTCACCTCCTCATAGATGTCAGTGAGTCTGTCCCCACATGAGCCGTAATGGAGTCTGAAGTTATCAGCAAAGCCAAGCAGAGCCATGCAGCCGCAAGGCTTCAGGACCCGGCCTGCCTCCAAGAGGAACCGCTGCTGGTCAAACCAATGGGCCGCTGAGGCTGCAGTCAGTAGGTCCACAGAACCATCCGGAAACGGCAGCTCCTCTGCAGTCCCTTTTCTGTAAGTATTAAGACAGCACCAATCATTGAGGATTTCTACATAAACTAACGTATTAACTAGGGGCCTATTGATAGTGGAAAGATACTGCTGACCTTTGTGCTGAGTGTAATTGACCGTCTCTGCAGATTGTCATCACTGTTCATTTTTAAACAACATACACCTTGGTTTTACTATCCAGGTGGGGACAACATTTcttattcccattcaaaatcttattttcccgaatccctaaccctaaaccttaaccctaaccttaaccctaaccccaaaacccTAACTAAACCTTAATctaactcctaacccttacccataaCCTAACTCCTAAGCTTAAAATAGTATCGGCGAAATGTCCCCGCTTGTCACATTTTTCTtcttttactatccttgtgaggacttttggACCTCAAAAGGATAGTAAAGTTAgaccacacacatacattcaacCACCTGTAGGTGATGTTGTTGAACCCTGCCACTGCCCTGGCCTCCTCCAGTTGGCACTCGCTAATGTCGATGCCCACCACCTCCTGGAAGTGTGGGGCCATCAGGCGTGAGTTCTGTCCCGTCCCACAGCCCAGGTCCACAGCTAGGGTATGAGGCTGGACTTTCTGAAGAGAGGGGACCAGCGAGACACTATTTAACTAGCCTTCACTAAAGGAGAgtgatagctagtgatagtgtAAATGTGATGATCAGTACAGATAATATACAgcaccagttaaaagtttggacacaccaactcattcaagggtttttctttatttttactattttctaaattgtagaatattagtgaatacatcaaaactctgaaataacacatatggtatcatgtagtaaccaaaaaaaatctgaaataaatgtcacgacttccgccgaagtcgttTCCTCTATTATTATTGGAACATTGTGCTCATTTTTGTGACTGTTTCGCGCCTTGCACTTTTTccctttggctggaggttttgacgcagtggcgTCCATCTGTTTATTTGCCTCTGCCCAAATAAAGTGtacgcctgttcacaactctttGCTCTCCTGCACCTAACTTCTCCTCCAGTTGTGCTCACCGTAACAGAATTTCACACcacccatggagtcagcaggagcaggtaccccggccCGAGGAGTCGAGGAGCACATCCGGGAACACGCGGCAATGCTGCAACATCTCGGTGCCacgatggatcgcgttgtccagaccatggaccgctgggagagacaggaagccTCGACCAGCGCAGCCGGGGTTACCTCTACCCGTCCCTCCTGGATCCAGTCCCAGTGGGAtacgtctctcccttcccagggagtatgatgggacctCAGcacggtgccaggggttcctattaCAACTGCAtctatacctggccaccgttcaaccagctccctcgggaagggagagggtgtccgcccttgtctcatgcctctcggggagagctctggagtagattgtcatttctctttgctcatttgagctgttcttgccataatatggactttgtctttttccaaatgggctatcttctgtataccacccctaccttgtcacaacacaaccaattggctcaaacgcattaagaaggaaataaattctacaaattaacttttaactaggcacacctgctaattgaaatgcattccaggcgactacctcatgatgctagatgggagaatgccaagagtgtgcaaagctgccatcaaggcaaagggtggctactttgaagaatctc includes these proteins:
- the LOC115160880 gene encoding putative methyltransferase DDB_G0268948, with product MTHRLFEEIHHASIYQRYRFVPPEEIRDIILHYLERKKVQPHTLAVDLGCGTGQNSRLMAPHFQEVVGIDISECQLEEARAVAGFNNITYRKGTAEELPFPDGSVDLLTAASAAHWFDQQRFLLEAGRVLKPCGCMALLGFADNFRLHYGSCGDRLTDIYEEVKKVLLPYTSTQLAVANTKLRELYAAIPFPDKERIECIPLKQQISVRNIVGFMESFSMYQAFQRAEPDAATTLLQRTLDRFLKEMGVTTPDTLMEVTLEYFCVLASKPE